A genomic window from Quercus lobata isolate SW786 chromosome 10, ValleyOak3.0 Primary Assembly, whole genome shotgun sequence includes:
- the LOC115963106 gene encoding proline-rich receptor-like protein kinase PERK2, whose product MMNIFASLDMFDLQFLSSPPLSTSPRSSPPSPPPRPAPPSPPPPSLPSPPPTAPSPLSPSLSPSPMSNLTLLPSILLPTTTTLKCCSSGRSSGDCNASLSLKLTRFEFMDDHGS is encoded by the coding sequence ATGATGAACATCTTTGCTAGTTTGGATATGTTCGACCTCCAATTCCTATCTTCACCTCCACTTTCCACATCACCTCGGTCTTCTCCTCCATCTCCCCCTCCTCGTCCAGCTCCACCTTCGCCTCCACCTCCATCTCTCCCTTCGCCTCCGCCTACTGCACCTTCTCCACTTTCACCTTCTCTATCACCTTCACCTATGTCTAACCTTACACTATTGCCTTCAATATTACTGCCAACTACGACAACACTTAAGTGCTGCTCATCAGGGCGCTCTTCGGGAGACTGCAATGCTTCATTGTCGTTGAAGCTCACTCGATTTGAATTCATGGATGACCATGGATCATGA